From Bacteroidota bacterium, one genomic window encodes:
- the ychF gene encoding redox-regulated ATPase YchF — translation MALKCGIIGITNTGKTTIFNCISTSKAQASTFAFSATKSNIGTVNVTDDRLFAIDKLIKSARVVPATMEIIDIPGLAKGASKGEGVGNKFLGDIQQTDALIHVLRCFDDPNLPHIEGSVDPVRDKEIVDLELQVRDLEMVERKMQRTEKVAKVGDKDAKKELEILQVYKDHLENFQSARSVPLDEDDRKAVKDLFLLSDKPVLYVCNVDDASAINGNHYTERFMEVVKAENAEVLIIAGKLESEITELESHDDRMAFLDDAGLKEPGVNKLVRSAYKLLNLQSFFTAGPKEVRAWTIHIGMKAPQAAGVIHSDLERGFIRAEVMKYNDFIALGSEHACKEKGKFYVEGKNYIVEDGDIMHIRFNV, via the coding sequence ATGGCCTTGAAATGTGGTATCATAGGTATTACCAATACCGGCAAAACAACTATCTTCAATTGTATCTCAACATCCAAAGCACAGGCTAGCACTTTTGCTTTCAGTGCTACTAAATCAAATATCGGAACCGTCAATGTCACCGACGATCGGCTTTTTGCAATTGATAAGCTGATAAAATCTGCGAGAGTAGTTCCTGCTACGATGGAAATCATTGATATTCCCGGACTGGCTAAAGGTGCAAGTAAAGGAGAAGGCGTGGGAAACAAATTCCTCGGAGATATTCAGCAAACCGATGCGCTGATCCATGTGCTACGTTGCTTCGACGACCCTAACCTGCCTCATATCGAAGGCTCCGTTGACCCGGTGCGGGACAAGGAAATCGTTGACCTGGAATTACAGGTACGCGACCTTGAAATGGTAGAGAGAAAAATGCAAAGGACAGAAAAAGTGGCGAAAGTCGGAGATAAAGATGCAAAAAAAGAACTTGAGATACTGCAGGTATACAAAGATCATCTCGAAAACTTTCAATCGGCAAGAAGCGTTCCCCTTGACGAGGATGACAGAAAAGCCGTTAAAGACCTTTTCCTGCTTTCTGATAAACCGGTTTTATATGTTTGCAATGTTGACGATGCCTCCGCTATAAACGGCAATCATTATACAGAAAGGTTCATGGAAGTCGTAAAGGCTGAAAATGCAGAAGTATTGATCATTGCCGGCAAACTTGAATCGGAAATCACAGAGTTGGAAAGCCACGATGACCGGATGGCGTTTCTTGACGATGCAGGATTAAAGGAACCGGGCGTAAATAAATTGGTGAGATCCGCCTATAAACTGTTAAACCTTCAATCGTTTTTTACCGCAGGTCCTAAGGAAGTACGCGCATGGACCATCCATATCGGCATGAAAGCACCGCAGGCCGCCGGCGTTATTCACAGCGACCTCGAAAGAGGTTTCATCCGCGCCGAAGTGATGAAATACAACGACTTCATTGCTCTGGGATCAGAACACGCCTGCAAGGAAAAAGGAAAATTCTATGTTGAAGGTAAAAACTATATAGTGGAAGATGGCGATATTATGCACATAAGATTTAATGTGTAA
- a CDS encoding gliding motility-associated C-terminal domain-containing protein, which translates to MYKGILIFIILSYASFSRAGILSDTVNVFQADTVLFCHTDSVALDAGPGYVTYSWNTGSEAQVIFVKETGLYSVSVFDGTNTFSTDCYFINSKIIQEGEKLCYKDTVFLLASPNSDFLTYVWSTGDTSFFTQDIILDSTTYFLKAIHNNSFCFDSITFPIFPRMYLSFEQPNLICPGGDCKGQVKATASGGSEPYHYRWFSKIDPGDSSYAIGLCDDQYRIIAKDGYGCRFDTSYMVELFDMPEIEAEYTPDTVYITNPRAIFFFENKSADSIEVTDWSWSFGDNTKSDLASPVHYYQSTGNYDAFFKYTTIDGCQDSLLLIVPVKELELKVPNVFTPNGDGINDYFEIKKLENFVSNEMVIYNRWGKKVYEVVNYQNDWDGKGLEDGTYYFVIKLKGYFDDDEKYGSVMIIGREKNQ; encoded by the coding sequence ATGTATAAAGGAATACTGATCTTCATCATTTTAAGTTATGCTTCGTTTTCCAGGGCTGGCATACTTTCCGACACTGTCAACGTATTTCAGGCCGATACTGTCCTTTTCTGTCACACCGATAGCGTTGCACTGGATGCCGGGCCCGGCTATGTGACCTATTCCTGGAATACCGGTTCCGAAGCCCAGGTGATTTTTGTTAAAGAAACAGGTTTATACTCGGTGAGTGTCTTCGACGGAACCAATACCTTCAGCACCGATTGCTATTTCATTAATTCAAAGATCATCCAGGAAGGGGAAAAGCTCTGCTATAAGGATACGGTCTTTCTTCTGGCCAGCCCGAACAGCGATTTTCTCACTTATGTTTGGAGCACAGGCGATACAAGCTTTTTTACACAGGATATAATTCTAGACTCAACAACATATTTTTTAAAAGCCATTCATAATAATAGCTTCTGCTTCGACAGCATTACCTTTCCTATATTTCCTCGTATGTATCTTAGCTTCGAGCAACCTAACCTTATTTGCCCCGGAGGCGATTGCAAAGGTCAGGTAAAGGCAACAGCCTCCGGTGGATCTGAACCCTATCACTACCGATGGTTTTCCAAAATTGACCCCGGGGATAGCAGTTATGCCATAGGGTTATGCGACGATCAGTACCGAATTATCGCTAAAGATGGGTATGGATGCAGATTTGATACATCCTATATGGTGGAATTGTTCGACATGCCTGAAATAGAAGCAGAATACACACCCGATACCGTTTATATCACAAACCCACGAGCCATATTTTTCTTTGAAAATAAATCCGCAGATTCAATTGAAGTTACTGACTGGAGCTGGAGCTTCGGTGATAATACCAAGTCCGATCTTGCATCCCCCGTTCATTATTACCAAAGTACCGGTAATTACGACGCTTTTTTCAAATACACAACCATCGATGGTTGTCAGGACTCCCTCCTGCTGATTGTCCCCGTCAAAGAACTGGAACTTAAAGTACCGAATGTGTTTACTCCGAACGGAGATGGTATCAACGATTATTTTGAGATTAAAAAACTCGAAAATTTCGTTTCCAATGAAATGGTCATATATAACCGCTGGGGTAAAAAAGTCTATGAAGTTGTTAATTATCAAAACGATTGGGACGGAAAAGGCTTGGAAGATGGAACATATTATTTTGTTATAAAGCTTAAAGGATACTTTGATGACGATGAAAAATACGGGTCTGTAATGATCATCGGAAGAGAGAAAAATCAGTAG
- the yidC gene encoding membrane protein insertase YidC translates to MNRNTIIGLVLIFGIFIGWSLLMKPSEEELEKQQRRQDSIEMVRFEEMQRKDSLARVREMQEDSIVKEADEVLKITKDSSVLSQALKTKYGVFAHALAGENELITIDNGLVRITFSPRGGRIYSVELKEYQTFDSLPLILFDSDTTLFGLQFYADNKAVFTGDLFFTPYVNGKPWKGTDEFFSGDNEQPVIVSMRLYPVGQDEIPDENKFIEYVYTIAPDEYMIGFDINLVGLDNAIAGSGNIIDLVWKTDLRKQEKVVDRFNGSTIYFRFTDGEVDYLSETKDDEESLTDKVKWVSFKQHFFSSTIIANDQFVNPVMKTLTLEHPAGDRYLKSMYMTLGLPYNQIGNHTYGMQFYFGPNSYKVMRSYKQDLERQIPLGWSFFLMQWINRFAVIPVFDYLGGLGWNYGIIILVLTILLKIVLFPIAYKMYRSTAKMRVLKPEVDELAKKFPKKEDAMKKQQATMELYRKAGVNPMAGCVPMLLQLPILLAMFRFFPSSIELRQQPFLWAHDLSSYDSIFNLPFNIPFYGDHVSLFTLLMTVSTIIYTWMNNQMMGSSTTQMPGMKTMMYLMPVMFLGIFNNYASALSYYYLLANLFTFGQMYVIRQTINEDKIYSQLQENKKKPAKKSGFQKRLEDAARKRGYNPNARKK, encoded by the coding sequence ATGAACAGAAATACCATCATAGGCCTGGTCCTGATCTTCGGCATTTTTATTGGCTGGAGTCTTCTGATGAAACCATCAGAAGAGGAACTGGAAAAGCAACAAAGAAGGCAGGATTCCATCGAAATGGTAAGGTTTGAGGAGATGCAAAGAAAGGATTCTCTTGCCAGGGTCAGGGAAATGCAGGAAGATTCAATAGTAAAAGAGGCAGATGAGGTTTTGAAGATTACAAAGGATAGTAGTGTCCTGTCTCAGGCTCTAAAAACCAAATATGGTGTTTTTGCCCACGCTTTAGCAGGTGAAAATGAACTGATAACTATTGATAACGGTCTCGTAAGAATTACGTTTTCTCCCCGCGGAGGTCGTATCTACAGCGTTGAGTTGAAGGAATACCAGACTTTTGATTCATTACCTCTGATTCTTTTCGACTCCGATACTACCTTATTCGGTCTTCAGTTTTACGCAGATAATAAAGCAGTTTTTACCGGTGATCTGTTTTTTACTCCTTATGTTAACGGAAAACCATGGAAGGGGACTGATGAGTTTTTTTCCGGTGACAACGAACAGCCGGTTATAGTCTCCATGCGTCTGTATCCCGTTGGCCAGGATGAAATTCCCGATGAAAACAAGTTCATTGAATATGTTTATACCATAGCGCCGGATGAATACATGATCGGATTCGATATCAACCTTGTCGGTTTGGATAATGCGATCGCCGGCAGCGGGAATATTATTGATTTGGTATGGAAAACCGACCTGAGGAAGCAAGAAAAAGTTGTAGACCGTTTCAACGGTTCCACCATATATTTCAGGTTTACCGACGGTGAGGTTGATTATCTCTCCGAAACGAAGGATGATGAAGAGTCTCTCACCGATAAAGTAAAATGGGTTTCCTTTAAACAGCACTTTTTCAGCTCAACGATCATTGCTAATGATCAGTTTGTAAATCCTGTAATGAAAACCCTGACATTGGAGCACCCTGCGGGAGATCGCTACCTCAAGTCAATGTATATGACCCTCGGGTTACCTTACAATCAGATTGGAAACCATACCTACGGAATGCAGTTCTATTTTGGCCCTAACAGCTATAAAGTTATGCGTTCCTACAAACAGGACCTTGAAAGGCAGATCCCTTTGGGCTGGAGTTTTTTCCTGATGCAATGGATCAATCGTTTTGCCGTGATTCCTGTATTCGATTATCTTGGTGGCCTTGGCTGGAACTATGGTATTATCATCCTGGTACTTACTATTTTATTGAAGATAGTCCTTTTCCCCATAGCGTATAAAATGTACCGTTCGACAGCAAAAATGCGCGTATTGAAACCTGAAGTTGACGAGTTAGCAAAAAAATTCCCCAAGAAGGAAGACGCAATGAAGAAACAGCAGGCAACCATGGAACTTTACCGAAAGGCGGGTGTGAATCCTATGGCCGGTTGTGTTCCAATGCTGCTGCAACTTCCTATCCTGCTGGCAATGTTCAGGTTTTTCCCTTCTTCCATTGAACTAAGACAGCAGCCATTCTTATGGGCTCACGACCTTTCCAGTTATGATTCCATATTTAACCTGCCTTTCAATATTCCTTTTTATGGAGATCATGTAAGCTTGTTTACCTTGCTGATGACAGTATCAACGATCATTTACACTTGGATGAACAACCAGATGATGGGGTCATCAACTACTCAAATGCCGGGAATGAAGACAATGATGTACCTTATGCCGGTAATGTTCCTTGGAATCTTCAATAATTATGCTTCAGCGCTGAGTTATTATTATCTGTTAGCTAATTTGTTCACATTCGGGCAGATGTATGTAATACGTCAAACTATTAATGAAGACAAAATTTATTCACAGCTACAGGAAAACAAGAAAAAGCCCGCGAAGAAGTCTGGATTTCAGAAAAGACTGGAAGATGCTGCCAGAAAAAGAGGATACAATCCCAACGCACGGAAAAAATAA
- the coaE gene encoding dephospho-CoA kinase (Dephospho-CoA kinase (CoaE) performs the final step in coenzyme A biosynthesis.), with protein sequence MIKAGLTGIMGSGKSTAARIFEVLGVPVFNADQAAKNLYSNPDTVREVITAFGSDILDDNHRIDFGKLSNVVFNDKTSNETINRIIHPKVKFLVESWFTNNSNYPMAIYESALLFESGFYELLDWKITVTAPLELCLQRIRERSNLSDDEILQRMSFQYSDEKKRKLSDAIIYNDEKQMLLPQVLRLYKSILKNQAPGTLKS encoded by the coding sequence ATGATAAAGGCAGGATTAACCGGGATCATGGGTAGTGGGAAAAGCACGGCAGCCAGAATATTTGAGGTATTAGGCGTTCCTGTCTTTAATGCAGATCAGGCTGCGAAAAACCTTTACAGCAACCCGGATACTGTCAGAGAAGTCATCACTGCTTTCGGTTCCGACATCCTGGATGATAATCATCGAATCGATTTCGGAAAATTATCTAATGTTGTTTTTAATGATAAAACATCCAACGAAACGATTAACAGGATCATTCATCCTAAAGTCAAATTCCTGGTAGAATCCTGGTTCACAAATAATTCAAATTACCCTATGGCTATTTACGAATCGGCCCTTCTTTTTGAAAGTGGTTTTTACGAATTACTCGATTGGAAGATTACAGTTACAGCTCCGCTTGAATTATGTTTGCAAAGGATTAGGGAGAGAAGTAATCTTTCCGATGACGAAATCCTCCAAAGGATGTCATTCCAATATTCTGATGAAAAAAAAAGAAAACTATCTGATGCCATAATATATAATGACGAAAAGCAAATGCTCCTTCCGCAGGTTCTCCGCCTTTATAAGTCAATCCTGAAAAATCAAGCACCAGGTACGCTAAAAAGCTAA
- a CDS encoding PorT family protein gives MKKAMIFFVAMMIAFGVFSQEMVIEAVETGGGGGPKIMAGAKFGPVFKNLYGSDVDDNKMGMGFLFGVHGTYQISDLISAQVELNYEGKGTKFKYSGETTKLRLGYFTIPFMARGDFEVMDKLNVFANTGFFVGFLMGVRVDGDKEVTYQDYIYDPNNPFAPPTVVTKTEKYKDNFKTIDFGWLIGGGASYEIMENLRVFSDLRVNLGFVNIPDADKDNKMKTFSFVWGFGAAYALPF, from the coding sequence ATGAAAAAAGCAATGATTTTTTTCGTGGCTATGATGATAGCCTTTGGAGTATTCTCCCAGGAAATGGTTATTGAAGCTGTTGAGACGGGTGGAGGCGGCGGTCCGAAAATTATGGCCGGAGCTAAGTTTGGCCCTGTTTTTAAAAACCTGTATGGGAGTGATGTGGATGACAACAAGATGGGCATGGGATTTTTATTTGGGGTTCATGGGACTTATCAAATATCGGATCTGATCAGTGCACAGGTAGAACTTAACTATGAAGGCAAAGGGACCAAGTTCAAGTATTCAGGAGAAACAACAAAGTTAAGATTGGGTTATTTTACTATTCCATTCATGGCTCGGGGTGATTTTGAAGTAATGGATAAACTGAATGTTTTTGCCAACACGGGATTTTTTGTTGGATTTCTGATGGGAGTTAGAGTAGATGGTGATAAGGAAGTTACATACCAGGACTATATATATGATCCGAATAATCCTTTTGCGCCTCCCACAGTTGTCACAAAAACGGAAAAATACAAAGACAATTTCAAGACTATTGATTTTGGCTGGTTAATCGGAGGAGGAGCTTCCTATGAAATTATGGAGAACCTGAGAGTATTCTCCGACCTTCGGGTAAACCTTGGGTTTGTGAATATTCCCGATGCCGATAAGGATAACAAGATGAAGACATTTTCTTTTGTATGGGGATTCGGTGCAGCGTATGCACTACCGTTTTAG
- the clpB gene encoding ATP-dependent chaperone ClpB — MNFNNYTIKSQEAIQKAQEMAAAHEQQAIETTHILKGILSADENVVPFLLKKLNVDLPIMNQALDRIIGSYPKVTGGEQYLSNDASRALQKAQAYMKEFNDEFITIEHILLGILAGSDTAAKLLKDSGVTEKELKTAIRQLRKGSTVNSQSAEDAFNALNRYARNLNDLARSGKLDPVIGRDEEIRRILQILSRRTKNNPILIGEPGTGKTAIAEGLAHRIVNGDVPENLKSKLVFSLDMGALIAGAKYKGEFEERLKSVVKEVVGSEGEIVLFIDEIHTLVGAGGGEGAMDAANILKPALARGELRAIGATTLKEYQKYFEKDKALERRFQPVMVEEPDILDAISILRGLKERYETHHHVRIKDEAIIAAVELSQRYITDRFLPDKAIDLIDEAASKLRLEINSLPEPLEIIERRIRQLEIEREAIKKENDQVKLKVLNEELANLSEDRNKLKAKWQEEKEIVENIQKRKKDIEDYKIEAERAEREGDFGRVAELRYGKIKEAEGDVEAFKLKLQDTQKGSPMINEEVSAEEIAEIVSRWTGIPVSKMLQSEKEKLLNLETQLHMRVVGQDEAIEAVADAIRRSRAGLQDVRRPIGSFIFLGTTGVGKTELAKALAEFLFDNENNMVRIDMSEYQERHSVSRLIGAPPGYVGYDESGQLTEAIRRKPYSVVLLDEIEKAHPDVFNILLQVLDDGRLTDNKGRTVDFKNTIIIMTSNIGSHIIQENISRINDKNKEEIINRTREQVFDLLKKTIRPEFLNRVDEIIMFKPLTRDEIQNIVEMQFNHVKKMLEKNGIHISITNEAIDHIAGVGFDPQFGARPIKRVIQRNLLNQLSKMILAGTVNRDSDIRIDIKDGELVFEN, encoded by the coding sequence ATGAACTTTAACAATTATACCATAAAATCCCAGGAAGCCATCCAGAAGGCACAGGAAATGGCCGCGGCGCATGAGCAGCAGGCTATTGAAACGACACATATACTTAAGGGTATTTTGTCGGCCGACGAGAATGTGGTTCCTTTTTTACTCAAGAAGTTAAATGTCGACCTCCCCATTATGAACCAGGCGCTTGACCGGATTATTGGTTCTTATCCGAAAGTGACGGGAGGTGAGCAATATTTGTCGAACGATGCTAGCAGGGCTTTGCAAAAGGCCCAGGCTTATATGAAGGAATTCAACGACGAATTCATTACGATAGAACACATCCTTTTGGGGATACTGGCAGGCAGTGATACGGCTGCCAAGCTTTTAAAAGACAGCGGTGTGACGGAGAAAGAGTTGAAGACAGCCATCAGGCAGTTACGAAAGGGATCCACGGTGAATTCACAGTCGGCGGAGGATGCATTCAACGCGTTAAATCGTTATGCCAGGAATCTGAATGACCTGGCCCGTTCAGGCAAGCTGGATCCTGTTATAGGCAGGGACGAGGAGATACGACGTATTCTTCAGATCTTATCCCGCAGGACCAAGAATAATCCCATCCTGATCGGAGAGCCGGGTACGGGTAAAACGGCTATTGCAGAAGGACTTGCACACCGGATCGTTAACGGTGATGTACCGGAGAACCTGAAGTCAAAGCTGGTTTTTTCTCTGGATATGGGCGCTTTGATCGCAGGAGCAAAATACAAGGGAGAGTTTGAAGAAAGGTTAAAGAGCGTTGTGAAAGAGGTAGTTGGCTCAGAGGGGGAGATTGTTTTATTCATTGATGAGATTCATACCTTAGTTGGAGCCGGTGGGGGAGAAGGGGCAATGGATGCAGCCAACATTCTGAAACCGGCACTGGCCAGAGGAGAATTACGCGCCATCGGTGCCACAACCTTAAAGGAATATCAGAAATACTTTGAAAAAGACAAAGCACTGGAACGTCGTTTTCAACCGGTGATGGTTGAAGAACCCGATATTCTGGATGCCATTTCCATACTTCGTGGATTAAAGGAACGATACGAAACACACCATCATGTAAGGATCAAGGATGAGGCTATCATAGCTGCTGTTGAATTGTCGCAGCGATACATAACCGACCGTTTTCTGCCCGATAAGGCCATTGACCTTATTGATGAAGCCGCTTCAAAACTCAGACTGGAAATAAACTCTCTTCCGGAGCCACTGGAAATTATAGAGAGAAGGATCAGGCAGCTTGAAATTGAAAGAGAAGCGATTAAAAAGGAAAATGACCAGGTTAAGCTGAAGGTCTTGAATGAAGAATTGGCCAACCTGAGTGAGGACAGGAATAAGTTAAAAGCCAAATGGCAGGAAGAGAAGGAGATAGTTGAAAACATCCAGAAGCGGAAAAAGGATATTGAGGATTATAAGATTGAGGCTGAAAGGGCTGAAAGGGAAGGGGATTTTGGCAGAGTAGCTGAGTTGCGATACGGGAAGATCAAGGAAGCAGAAGGTGATGTGGAAGCCTTCAAGTTAAAGTTGCAGGATACCCAGAAAGGCAGCCCCATGATTAACGAGGAAGTAAGTGCTGAGGAGATTGCCGAGATAGTATCTCGTTGGACAGGTATCCCGGTTTCGAAGATGTTGCAGAGCGAAAAAGAAAAATTATTGAATCTGGAAACGCAGTTGCATATGCGTGTTGTAGGCCAGGATGAAGCCATTGAGGCAGTTGCCGATGCCATTCGAAGGAGCAGGGCCGGATTGCAGGATGTCAGGAGACCCATTGGATCTTTCATTTTCCTGGGTACAACCGGTGTTGGTAAGACCGAGCTGGCTAAAGCCCTTGCTGAATTTCTGTTCGACAATGAGAACAACATGGTGAGGATAGATATGTCGGAATACCAGGAAAGACACAGCGTATCGAGGCTGATTGGAGCACCTCCGGGATATGTAGGATATGATGAAAGCGGTCAGCTGACTGAGGCAATACGAAGAAAACCATATAGCGTTGTGCTTTTGGATGAGATTGAAAAGGCTCATCCTGATGTTTTCAATATCCTGCTGCAGGTACTCGACGACGGGCGGCTCACCGACAACAAAGGCCGGACAGTGGATTTTAAGAACACCATTATTATAATGACCTCAAATATTGGCTCTCATATCATCCAGGAAAATATCAGCCGGATTAATGACAAGAACAAGGAAGAAATAATTAACCGGACCAGGGAGCAGGTTTTTGACCTTCTGAAAAAGACCATACGACCTGAATTTTTAAACAGGGTGGATGAGATCATCATGTTCAAACCGCTTACCCGCGACGAGATACAAAATATTGTGGAAATGCAGTTTAACCATGTGAAAAAGATGCTTGAGAAAAATGGAATCCATATTTCCATCACCAATGAGGCCATAGATCATATAGCCGGAGTAGGATTCGATCCGCAGTTTGGTGCAAGGCCTATCAAACGTGTTATTCAGCGTAACCTCCTGAATCAGCTATCAAAAATGATCCTTGCAGGAACCGTTAACCGTGATTCCGATATCCGCATTGACATTAAGGATGGGGAATTGGTGTTTGAAAATTAA
- a CDS encoding YbbR-like domain-containing protein, giving the protein MKPSIIGFLKRARKPTDARFRNQLYVLLVCLVLSVIIWILIKLSQTYVAPVSFKYEFTGVPQDKVIFPEQKKIIATIKGKGSDLFSLKYMTIKPVFYIDISGINYKKDKKKQHFFLLSRQIQQDVANQLPNPFQLTGISPDSLFFSLSQKKIIKIPVKPNLNLHFRQQYLQYDSLILDPAFITVEGPASILDTIKVIKTERKSVDNLDETATFSLSLKLPFDEEYINYSDKMTEVTIPVEKFTESSVEVAVEIIHNEPGIRIKTFPEKVHITFLIAMKDYSRLDKNQFRVAVRYDEASRQQRKLKTELIQMPSFIRLVKAEPEYVDFIIMKQ; this is encoded by the coding sequence GTGAAACCATCCATCATTGGATTTTTAAAAAGGGCCAGGAAACCGACCGATGCAAGATTCAGGAACCAATTATATGTTTTATTGGTTTGTCTTGTATTGTCAGTTATTATCTGGATCCTGATCAAACTTTCCCAGACCTACGTGGCGCCGGTCAGCTTTAAGTATGAATTCACCGGTGTTCCTCAGGATAAAGTCATTTTTCCGGAACAAAAGAAGATCATTGCAACAATCAAAGGTAAAGGATCCGATTTATTCTCCCTGAAATACATGACCATAAAACCGGTTTTTTATATTGATATTTCAGGAATTAATTATAAAAAAGACAAGAAGAAACAGCATTTTTTCCTTTTGTCACGACAAATCCAGCAGGATGTGGCCAATCAGCTGCCAAACCCTTTCCAGTTAACGGGTATATCACCGGATTCTTTGTTTTTTAGCCTGTCTCAAAAAAAAATCATCAAAATCCCTGTCAAACCAAACCTAAACCTGCATTTCCGCCAGCAATATCTCCAGTATGACAGCCTTATTCTTGATCCTGCCTTTATTACGGTCGAAGGACCAGCTTCCATCCTCGATACAATTAAAGTAATCAAAACAGAGAGAAAATCGGTTGACAACCTCGATGAAACCGCAACGTTTAGCCTTTCACTCAAACTGCCCTTTGATGAAGAATATATTAACTACTCCGATAAAATGACCGAGGTCACAATTCCGGTGGAGAAGTTTACTGAATCAAGCGTGGAAGTCGCGGTAGAAATAATACATAATGAACCCGGAATCAGAATCAAGACCTTTCCGGAAAAAGTGCATATTACTTTCCTCATCGCCATGAAAGATTATAGCCGTCTCGATAAAAACCAGTTCAGGGTTGCTGTCCGATACGATGAAGCATCACGTCAACAGCGAAAATTAAAGACAGAACTAATCCAGATGCCGTCTTTTATCCGATTGGTTAAAGCAGAACCTGAATATGTTGATTTCATTATAATGAAGCAATGA
- a CDS encoding DUF1573 domain-containing protein, which produces MKKRLTWIFAAVLVVFTISCGNQGENESISSDVINNPITANGESNLDELPVLEFLDTTHDFGNVIQGEKVTYAFRFTNAGKSDLIIAKVSASCGCTATEYPRHAIKPGEKGVISITFDSEGRLGFQNKTADVLANTQPNLTTLRVKAKVITPESMR; this is translated from the coding sequence ATGAAAAAGCGTTTAACCTGGATATTTGCTGCTGTATTGGTTGTATTTACAATTTCCTGCGGAAATCAGGGAGAAAATGAAAGTATATCGTCAGATGTAATAAACAATCCCATTACAGCAAACGGTGAAAGCAACCTGGATGAACTTCCTGTATTGGAATTCCTGGATACTACTCATGACTTTGGGAATGTGATACAAGGAGAAAAAGTGACGTATGCATTCCGTTTCACCAACGCAGGCAAGAGCGATCTGATTATTGCAAAAGTCAGCGCAAGTTGTGGTTGCACTGCAACAGAATACCCAAGGCATGCCATAAAACCAGGTGAAAAAGGAGTTATTTCCATAACATTTGACAGTGAAGGCAGACTGGGATTTCAGAATAAAACCGCTGATGTTCTCGCAAATACTCAACCAAACTTAACAACATTAAGAGTTAAAGCAAAAGTAATAACACCGGAATCGATGAGGTGA
- the yajC gene encoding preprotein translocase subunit YajC, whose protein sequence is MQFLPLLLIIVVFYLFFIRPQMKKSKDQKKFRETLQKGSKVVTIGGIHGKITDVKDTTVTLDVGIGNPILMTFEKSAIAMDTSSQLNQNK, encoded by the coding sequence ATGCAGTTTCTCCCGCTACTTCTGATCATAGTAGTCTTTTATCTATTCTTCATCCGGCCGCAAATGAAGAAATCCAAGGATCAGAAAAAATTCAGAGAAACTCTTCAAAAAGGCAGCAAGGTCGTTACCATAGGTGGAATTCACGGAAAAATTACGGATGTGAAAGACACTACCGTTACACTGGATGTAGGCATAGGCAATCCGATATTGATGACTTTCGAAAAATCCGCCATCGCCATGGATACATCATCTCAATTGAATCAGAACAAATAA